A stretch of the Musa acuminata AAA Group cultivar baxijiao chromosome BXJ2-7, Cavendish_Baxijiao_AAA, whole genome shotgun sequence genome encodes the following:
- the LOC103973220 gene encoding stem-specific protein TSJT1-like, with protein MLAIFHKTFAHPPQELNCPESTYGGPSKPGYRRRQPKNPDEILRDFHSAHHAHSLCATFSCGAALACLGLDAPHPSLHHQRLFCSFDEVYCMFVGSLNNLSSLIRQYGLCSKSTNEALLVIQAYRTLRDRGPYPADQVLKEIAGSFAFVVYDNKTGAVFAALSSDDRVPLYWGIAADGSIVICDDVETMKESCGKSYAPFPTGCMFHSEGGLRSFEHPTRKMRTMPRVDSEGVMCGASFRVDTFSKVNTMPRVGSASNWASWND; from the exons ATGTTGGCCATCTTCCACAAGACCTTTGCCCACCCCCCTCAGGAGCTCAACTGTCCTGAGTCCACCTACGGCGGCCCTTCCAAGCCCGGCTACCGCCGGCGCCAACCCAAGAACCCTGATGAGATCCTCCGGGACTTCCACTCCGCCCACCACGCCCACTCCTTATGCGCCACCTTCAGCtgcggcgctgccctcgcctgtctCGGCCTTGACGCTCCCCATCCCTCCCTCCACCACCAGAG GTTGTTCTGTAGCTTTGATGAGGTATACTGCATGTTCGTGGGGAGCCTGAACAATCTGAGCTCTCTCATCAGGCAGTACGGGTTGTGCAGCAAATCGACCAACGAGGCGCTGCTGGTGATCCAGGCCTACCGTACTCTGCGCGACCGCGGTCCGTACCCCGCCGACCAGGTCCTCAAAGAGATCGCCGGCAGCTTCGCGTTCGTCGTCTACGACAACAAGACCGGTGCCGTCTTCGCCGCTCTG AGCTCGGACGATCGCGTGCCACTGTACTGGGGCATCGCTGCGGATGGGTCGATTGTGATCTGTGATGATGTAgaaaccatgaaggaaagctgcggCAAATCTTACGCTCCGTTCCCTACTG GGTGCATGTTCCACAGCGAGGGAGGGTTGAGGAGCTTCGAGCACCCAACGAGGAAGATGAGGACGATGCCGAGGGTGGACAGCGAGGGGGTGATGTGTGGCGCCAGCTTCAGGGTGGACACCTTCTCCAAGGTCAACACCATGCCCCGGGTGGGAAGCGCCTCCAACTGGGCCTCGTGGAATGACTGA